A stretch of Metabacillus sp. FJAT-52054 DNA encodes these proteins:
- the jag gene encoding RNA-binding cell elongation regulator Jag/EloR yields the protein MIEATAAGSTVEEATQAALKKLNAKREDAEIEIVIEGRKGFLGFGKREAVVKAVLKPLDPSPEEEMVQPEEVFAEAEPLQEEPKPAVKKAINEKPGEEAHAYLLQVIEQMGVKATVEKIQKGRNLTFLIEGEDIALLIGKRGQTLNSLQYLTQLVANRHSDQYFHVTVDAESYRERREDILVQLANKLANQALASSKEVALEPMPSYERKIIHAALARNKKVVTFSAGEEPRRHIVIAPKR from the coding sequence GTGATTGAGGCAACAGCTGCCGGTTCAACCGTTGAAGAAGCAACTCAAGCCGCGCTGAAAAAGCTTAATGCGAAAAGAGAAGACGCCGAAATTGAAATCGTGATTGAAGGAAGAAAAGGGTTCCTTGGCTTCGGCAAAAGAGAGGCCGTTGTAAAAGCTGTCTTGAAACCATTGGATCCTTCTCCAGAGGAAGAAATGGTGCAGCCTGAAGAAGTTTTCGCTGAAGCGGAACCTCTTCAGGAAGAGCCGAAGCCCGCGGTTAAAAAGGCAATCAATGAAAAACCTGGTGAGGAAGCTCATGCCTACTTGCTGCAGGTGATCGAACAGATGGGTGTAAAAGCCACTGTAGAGAAGATTCAAAAGGGGCGAAATCTCACCTTCCTGATTGAGGGTGAAGACATCGCTCTTCTGATTGGCAAGAGAGGCCAAACACTGAATTCCCTTCAGTATTTAACTCAGCTTGTCGCCAACCGTCATTCGGATCAGTATTTTCATGTAACGGTGGATGCCGAGTCCTATCGGGAACGCCGTGAAGACATACTTGTCCAGCTTGCGAACAAGCTTGCCAATCAGGCGCTGGCGTCATCAAAGGAAGTGGCCCTTGAGCCAATGCCTTCCTATGAAAGAAAAATCATACACGCTGCGCTTGCACGCAACAAAAAAGTCGTCACCTTTTCCGCAGGAGAAGAACCGAGGCGTCATATAGTCATTGCTCCAAAACGATAA